A region of Anguilla anguilla isolate fAngAng1 chromosome 18, fAngAng1.pri, whole genome shotgun sequence DNA encodes the following proteins:
- the vit gene encoding vitrin isoform X5, with product MYTASLTTFCVALLLTCSNEARPNGKNKKQRQVVPAIECDVRAGKINLQEFIAKCPADCRETKQPVYGTGVFASISSICNAAIHSGIITNIGGKVIVKKTAGQSSYKGSFSNSIRSLSLPKWRESFIVSVGKPKKGVIYPSTLDYAPARPTIVKTAPPVTTVLPTTPEPTTTTTTTTTTTTTTQPPSIGTKPRAVVHKARDAGSIHPYLAVSSPRQTQNSPGKTPAFRGSSYPSRFSPRTNQGIRRPDAVPTIRRQPGSPSVPAFNRVPASVPDRNPQPAQPNPASARRNGSPPSYPRPDWFAGPRRPTDVSHANPDSGYTWSEAEPPETAVPRSGETDDSRRNGPDSTHTRAPAVREQDSPLRVQATSSQGDPNCKVDIAFLMDGSWSIGKRRFKIQKDFLVEVAQVINVGLAGPMMGIIQYGDDAITEISLKAFSSSRDLKPAIDKIVQKGGLSNVGKALYYINKHYFSDANGNRGGAPNVVVVLVDGWPTDKVEEASRLARESGINIFFVTIEGPDENEKQNVVEANFVDKAVCRTNGFYSLPVSSWFALRKAVQPLVKRVCDTDRLVCSKTCLNANDIAFVIDGSSSVGTGNFRTVLEFVANVTREFEISDTDTRVGAVQYTYEQRLEFAFGQYDSKAELLDAIKRINYWSGGTSTGAAITYASEQLFSKSKPNKRKIMIVITDGRSYDDVRAPALAVHRTGVIAYSVGIAWAAQDELEYIATDPDKEHSFFVDEFDSLYKFVPKIIHNICQEFNSQPRN from the exons atGTACACAGCATCTCTCACTACCTTCTGTGTTG ctttgctgcttacCTGCAGCAATGAAGCTAGGCCAAATGGGAAGAACAAGAAGCAAAGACAAG TTGTTCCTGCTATAGAGTGTGATGTGAGGGCAGGGAAGATCAATCTCCAGGAATTCATTGCAAAATGCCCTGCTGACTGTAGGGAGACTAAGCAGCCAGTGTACGGGACAGGCGTGTTCGCATCCATCTCCAGCATCTGCAACGCTGCCATCCACAG CGGAATCATTACTAACATTGGCGGCAAGGTGATCGTCAAGAAGACGGCGGGACAGTCGTCCTACAAGGGCAGCTTCTCCAACAGCATACGCTCCCTGTCCCTGCCCAAGTGGAGGGAGTCCTTCATCGTTTCAG TGGGTAAACCAAAGAAGGGCGTGATCTACCCATCCACCCTGGACTACGCCCCAGCACGACCCACTATAGTAAAAACAG cccccccagtcACCACCGTCCTGCCAACCACGCCGGAGCCGACCacgaccaccaccaccaccaccaccaccaccaccaccacccagcccCCGAGCATCGGTACAAAGCCCCGCGCTGTCGTCCACAAAGCCAGGGACGCCG GCAGCATTCACCCATACTTGGCGGTGAGCAGCCCCA GGCAGACCCAGAATTCTCCAGGAAAGACTCCAG CATTCAGGGGCAGCTCCTACCCCAGCAGATTTTCTCCGCGCACAAACCAAG GTATACGACGGCCGGATGCAGTGCCGACCATCCGGAGGCAACCGGGATCTCCCTCTGTGCCAG CTTTCAACAGAGTGCCCGCCTCGGTCCCGGACAGGAACCCGCAGCCGGCCCAGCCCAACCCCG CTTCGGCCAGGAGGAACGGGTCGCCCCCCTCGTACCCGCGCCCCGACTGGTTCGCTGGACCTCGACGGCCCACAG ATGTTAGTCACGCTAATCCAGATTCGGGGTACACGTGGAGTGAGGCAGAGCCCCCCGAAACAGCAG TGCCCAGGTCGGGAGAGACGGACGACAGCCGAAGAAACGGCCCCGACTCCACGCACACCAGAG CCCCCGCTGTCCGGGAGCAGGACTCACCACTCCGGGTCCAAGCGACCTCCTCCCAGGGAGATCCAA ACTGCAAGGTGGACATCGCCTTCCTGATGGATGGCAGTTGGAGCATTGGGAAGCGTCGCTTCAAGATCCAGAAGGACTTCCTGGTGGAGGTGGCCCAGGTCATCAACGTGGGCCTGGCTGGTCCTATGATGGGCATTATCCAATACGG GGACGACGCCATAACTGAGATCAGTCTGAAGGCTTTTTCCAGCTCCAGAGACCTGAAACCTGCGATAGACAAGATTGTCCAGAAGGGGGGGCTGTCCAACGTAG GGAAGGCTCTGTACTACATCAACAAGCACTACTTCAGCGACGCCAACGGCAACAGGGGCGGGGCTCCCAacgtggtggtggtgctggtggacGGCTGGCCCACGGACAAGGTGGAGGAGGCCTCCCGATTGGCCAGGGAGTCCGGCATCAACATCTTTTTCGTCACCATCGAGGGTCCGGATGAGAACGAGAAGCAGAACGTGGTGGAGGCCAACTTCGTGGACAAG GCGGTGTGCCGGACGAACGGGTTCTACTCGCTGCCGGTCTCCAGCTGGTTCGCGCTGCGGAAGGCGGTGCAGCCGCTGGTGAAGCGCGTGTGCGACACGGACCGGCTGGTGTGCAGCAAGACCTGCCTGAACGCCAACGACATCGCCTTCGTCATCGACGGCTCCAGCAGCGTGGGCACCGGGAACTTCCGCACCGTGCTGGAGTTCGTGGCCAACGTGACGCGGGAGTTCGAGATCTCGGACACGGACACGCGCGTGGGCGCGGTCCAGTACACGTACGAGCAGCGGCTGGAGTTCGCCTTCGGCCAGTACGACAGCAAGGCCGAGCTGCTCGACGCCATCAAGCGCATCAACTACTGGAGCGGCGGCACCAGCACGGGCGCCGCCATCACCTACGCCTCCGAGCAGCTCTTCAGCAAGTCCAAGCCCAACAAGCGCAAGATCATGATCGTCATCACCGACGGACGCTCCTACGACGACGTCCGGGCGCCCGCGCTGGCGGTACACCGCACGG GGGTGATCGCCTACTCGGTGGGCATCGCCTGGGCGGCCCAGGACGAGCTGGAGTACATCGCCACCGACCCGGACAAAGAGCACTCCTTCTTCGTGGACGAGTTCGACAGCCTCTATAAGTTCGTGCCCAAGATCATCCACAACATCTGCCAGGAGTTCAACTCACAGCCCCGGAACTGA
- the vit gene encoding vitrin isoform X4, whose amino-acid sequence MYTASLTTFCVALLLTCSNEARPNGKNKKQRQVVPAIECDVRAGKINLQEFIAKCPADCRETKQPVYGTGVFASISSICNAAIHSGIITNIGGKVIVKKTAGQSSYKGSFSNSIRSLSLPKWRESFIVSVGKPKKGVIYPSTLDYAPARPTIVKTAPPVTTVLPTTPEPTTTTTTTTTTTTTTQPPSIGTKPRAVVHKARDAGSIHPYLAVSSPRQTQNSPGKTPAFRGSSYPSRFSPRTNQGIRRPDAVPTIRRQPGSPSVPAFNRVPASVPDRNPQPAQPNPASARRNGSPPSYPRPDWFAGPRRPTDVSHANPDSGYTWSEAEPPETAVPRSGETDDSRRNGPDSTHTRVEPVDAWKPEVNPVDSAPAVREQDSPLRVQATSSQGDPNCKVDIAFLMDGSWSIGKRRFKIQKDFLVEVAQVINVGLAGPMMGIIQYGDDAITEISLKAFSSSRDLKPAIDKIVQKGGLSNVGKALYYINKHYFSDANGNRGGAPNVVVVLVDGWPTDKVEEASRLARESGINIFFVTIEGPDENEKQNVVEANFVDKAVCRTNGFYSLPVSSWFALRKAVQPLVKRVCDTDRLVCSKTCLNANDIAFVIDGSSSVGTGNFRTVLEFVANVTREFEISDTDTRVGAVQYTYEQRLEFAFGQYDSKAELLDAIKRINYWSGGTSTGAAITYASEQLFSKSKPNKRKIMIVITDGRSYDDVRAPALAVHRTGVIAYSVGIAWAAQDELEYIATDPDKEHSFFVDEFDSLYKFVPKIIHNICQEFNSQPRN is encoded by the exons atGTACACAGCATCTCTCACTACCTTCTGTGTTG ctttgctgcttacCTGCAGCAATGAAGCTAGGCCAAATGGGAAGAACAAGAAGCAAAGACAAG TTGTTCCTGCTATAGAGTGTGATGTGAGGGCAGGGAAGATCAATCTCCAGGAATTCATTGCAAAATGCCCTGCTGACTGTAGGGAGACTAAGCAGCCAGTGTACGGGACAGGCGTGTTCGCATCCATCTCCAGCATCTGCAACGCTGCCATCCACAG CGGAATCATTACTAACATTGGCGGCAAGGTGATCGTCAAGAAGACGGCGGGACAGTCGTCCTACAAGGGCAGCTTCTCCAACAGCATACGCTCCCTGTCCCTGCCCAAGTGGAGGGAGTCCTTCATCGTTTCAG TGGGTAAACCAAAGAAGGGCGTGATCTACCCATCCACCCTGGACTACGCCCCAGCACGACCCACTATAGTAAAAACAG cccccccagtcACCACCGTCCTGCCAACCACGCCGGAGCCGACCacgaccaccaccaccaccaccaccaccaccaccaccacccagcccCCGAGCATCGGTACAAAGCCCCGCGCTGTCGTCCACAAAGCCAGGGACGCCG GCAGCATTCACCCATACTTGGCGGTGAGCAGCCCCA GGCAGACCCAGAATTCTCCAGGAAAGACTCCAG CATTCAGGGGCAGCTCCTACCCCAGCAGATTTTCTCCGCGCACAAACCAAG GTATACGACGGCCGGATGCAGTGCCGACCATCCGGAGGCAACCGGGATCTCCCTCTGTGCCAG CTTTCAACAGAGTGCCCGCCTCGGTCCCGGACAGGAACCCGCAGCCGGCCCAGCCCAACCCCG CTTCGGCCAGGAGGAACGGGTCGCCCCCCTCGTACCCGCGCCCCGACTGGTTCGCTGGACCTCGACGGCCCACAG ATGTTAGTCACGCTAATCCAGATTCGGGGTACACGTGGAGTGAGGCAGAGCCCCCCGAAACAGCAG TGCCCAGGTCGGGAGAGACGGACGACAGCCGAAGAAACGGCCCCGACTCCACGCACACCAGAG TCGAGCCGGTGGACGCCTGGAAGCCCGAGGTCAACCCCGTTGACTCAG CCCCCGCTGTCCGGGAGCAGGACTCACCACTCCGGGTCCAAGCGACCTCCTCCCAGGGAGATCCAA ACTGCAAGGTGGACATCGCCTTCCTGATGGATGGCAGTTGGAGCATTGGGAAGCGTCGCTTCAAGATCCAGAAGGACTTCCTGGTGGAGGTGGCCCAGGTCATCAACGTGGGCCTGGCTGGTCCTATGATGGGCATTATCCAATACGG GGACGACGCCATAACTGAGATCAGTCTGAAGGCTTTTTCCAGCTCCAGAGACCTGAAACCTGCGATAGACAAGATTGTCCAGAAGGGGGGGCTGTCCAACGTAG GGAAGGCTCTGTACTACATCAACAAGCACTACTTCAGCGACGCCAACGGCAACAGGGGCGGGGCTCCCAacgtggtggtggtgctggtggacGGCTGGCCCACGGACAAGGTGGAGGAGGCCTCCCGATTGGCCAGGGAGTCCGGCATCAACATCTTTTTCGTCACCATCGAGGGTCCGGATGAGAACGAGAAGCAGAACGTGGTGGAGGCCAACTTCGTGGACAAG GCGGTGTGCCGGACGAACGGGTTCTACTCGCTGCCGGTCTCCAGCTGGTTCGCGCTGCGGAAGGCGGTGCAGCCGCTGGTGAAGCGCGTGTGCGACACGGACCGGCTGGTGTGCAGCAAGACCTGCCTGAACGCCAACGACATCGCCTTCGTCATCGACGGCTCCAGCAGCGTGGGCACCGGGAACTTCCGCACCGTGCTGGAGTTCGTGGCCAACGTGACGCGGGAGTTCGAGATCTCGGACACGGACACGCGCGTGGGCGCGGTCCAGTACACGTACGAGCAGCGGCTGGAGTTCGCCTTCGGCCAGTACGACAGCAAGGCCGAGCTGCTCGACGCCATCAAGCGCATCAACTACTGGAGCGGCGGCACCAGCACGGGCGCCGCCATCACCTACGCCTCCGAGCAGCTCTTCAGCAAGTCCAAGCCCAACAAGCGCAAGATCATGATCGTCATCACCGACGGACGCTCCTACGACGACGTCCGGGCGCCCGCGCTGGCGGTACACCGCACGG GGGTGATCGCCTACTCGGTGGGCATCGCCTGGGCGGCCCAGGACGAGCTGGAGTACATCGCCACCGACCCGGACAAAGAGCACTCCTTCTTCGTGGACGAGTTCGACAGCCTCTATAAGTTCGTGCCCAAGATCATCCACAACATCTGCCAGGAGTTCAACTCACAGCCCCGGAACTGA